Within the Papaver somniferum cultivar HN1 unplaced genomic scaffold, ASM357369v1 unplaced-scaffold_132, whole genome shotgun sequence genome, the region CAGAccaaaccagagagagagaggtgAGGGTAGAGATTTAGGGTTCGACAGATTCGTTGGTTTCGTTCAATCCTTTTGAATGTAGAGTTATTTTTCTGATTCTTTCAGATCGAAATTCTAGTTCATAGATTAACATTACAGAGGAATTTCGACCTAATTTGTATTGAGTAATTATTGGATCTTTATAGTTTTGGGGGTTTGTTGATTTATCTGGTTCAACTAAATTTTTTGAATCTTTAAACAAAAATAAGTAAATTTTGAAGATGGGTAATAGATCAGATGAGAACAATCCATCTTTAATGAGACCAACAATGTTTCAAGGTAATAATTTCGGTCTTGTTCTTGTGTCTTTTGAATGGGCAAGAGTCGATTCGTTTAGTTGATGGATTTTAGCtgtgaaaaaccctaaaaattcttGTATGGGTTTTTGCAGAAAATCTTCGAATGGGAAGTGGGAAATTCGTAGCAGAAGTAGGTCATAATCGAAGGGCTCTGAGTACTATTAACAGAAATATAGTTGGTGCTGTGCCTTTACCTTGTGCAATCAAGAAAAGAGGACTCTCAGAGTATGTTCTTGAATACCCCTAATTTTAAACTTTTCCCCAATTTCTTCTTTCGTTtgaattgattttgaaataatatttcttgttttcttgtataGAAATCATGGGATCTGTGATAAAAATCCTTCCGTTGCTGTGCATAGACCAATTACAAGGAAGTTTGCTACTCAAATTTCTAACCAAAACCAACCTTGTCGAGTGGTAATTTGTTTTTCTTAGAACCAAAATGTTGCCCAACAATCTCTTTGTTTTAGATTGGTTTTCCTTGGGTTTATTCAAATTTTTGCAGGAAACTAAGAAGCCAATACAGAATTCATCGATTTTGATTGAGAAAGTATCAAATAAGAAGGTCATTGTAGATGTAGATGAATATAGAGCCGATAGTTCCTTCTCCGATCCAATGTTTGTGAAGCACACTGAAGCAATTCTAGATGAAGTCGAAATCTTCGAGGATATTGACCTGATGGTATGATGACTATGTGTTTTGTGTTAAGGGTttgttccttattttcttgtagtggCAGCAGTGTTAACAGTTCTGTAATGTAATGTTGTAGGAAGAGGAAGTTGAGATGGAGGATATTGTTGAAGAACCCATTCTGGATATTGATAGTTGCGACTCAAAGAACACACTTGCAGTTGTAGATTATATCGATGATATATATGCTCACTATAAGAAAACTGAGGTTAGTCTCACTGTTTTCAACTCTTACTTGTTTCAATTTTGGTGTGACATTGTCGGATTTTCCTACTCCATTTACTCAAACTGCACATTTGAGAATCAACTGCTTTAGTGACACTCTTCAACCTGAATACCTTCCTATGCTTTGCCCAAGTGTTCCAATTGAGAATGTATTTTACTTTTACTTGCTTTATTACTGACATCCCAGAAAACTCCAAAAGGAAGAATGCAAAATTTGGGTAATGTTAGATAGGGTAGACTTGTAAGCCTGAGGTAACTTGATTGAACCTTGCCTGTTTTGCAGAATTCTAGCTGTGTATCTCCCAACTATATGGTTCAGCAATCCGACATCAATGAGAAGATGAGGGCCATCCTAGTTGATTGGTTAATCGAGGTATACAAAATTTTTGCATGATTTTCTACTTCCTAGAAAGGGTAAATAAAACATTTGCTAAGCAATCCTACTTGGTTTGAATCTTGACAGGTGCATTATAAATTTGAGCTCATGGATGAGACATTATTCCTTATGGTTAACATTATAGACAGATTCTTAGCCCGCCAAACAGTGGAACGAAAGAAACTTCAG harbors:
- the LOC113332754 gene encoding G2/mitotic-specific cyclin-2-like, encoding MGNRSDENNPSLMRPTMFQENLRMGSGKFVAEVGHNRRALSTINRNIVGAVPLPCAIKKRGLSENHGICDKNPSVAVHRPITRKFATQISNQNQPCRVETKKPIQNSSILIEKVSNKKVIVDVDEYRADSSFSDPMFVKHTEAILDEVEIFEDIDLMEEEVEMEDIVEEPILDIDSCDSKNTLAVVDYIDDIYAHYKKTENSSCVSPNYMVQQSDINEKMRAILVDWLIEVHYKFELMDETLFLMVNIIDRFLARQTVERKKLQLVGITAMLLACKYEEVSVPVVDDLILISDKAYTRKEVLAMEKLIVNTLQFNMSVPTSYVFMKRFLKAAQSDKKLELLSFFLIELSLVEYDMLRFPPSLLAAAAIYTAQCTLNRTRHWSKTTEWHTSYSEDQLQDCSKLMVTFHHKAATGKLTGVHRKYSMYKFGCAAKSQPAQFLLDTHI